The following coding sequences are from one Streptomyces sp. NBC_00536 window:
- a CDS encoding LysR family transcriptional regulator, producing the protein MQLELRHLHTVCQIAEAGSLGGAARRLGVSQPALSAQLRRIEGVTGGELFVRGRHGVEPTALGHFVLAKARRVLHEMDALGAEARAIAGHTPLRLGCIMLVLLDGLLARTDLDLYGREITVDLEDSVTALVRMLGAGRYDVIVYGEVNDHEVPLPGGVMGRTLVPREPFCIRLSDRHPLAGRDALDLADLADDPWMTLVEDDDGGPEALVEACAKAGFAPQLRYRITDRMMQYDLIAAGRAVSLCQPTAPAVPGTVMRPLTGEPVVGRIRLAWNRAAVSGLQAELLYRAAAGAYLANMDNNPFHRAWWDAHPEVHPAEA; encoded by the coding sequence ATGCAGCTTGAGTTAAGACATCTGCACACCGTCTGCCAGATAGCGGAAGCCGGGAGCCTGGGCGGCGCCGCCCGGCGCCTGGGCGTGTCCCAGCCCGCGCTCTCCGCCCAGCTGCGCCGGATCGAAGGGGTCACCGGCGGTGAACTCTTCGTCCGGGGACGGCACGGCGTGGAGCCCACCGCGCTCGGCCACTTCGTCCTCGCCAAGGCGCGCCGGGTCCTCCACGAGATGGACGCGCTCGGCGCCGAGGCGCGCGCGATCGCCGGGCACACCCCGCTGCGCCTCGGCTGCATCATGCTCGTCCTGCTCGACGGCCTGCTCGCCCGCACCGACCTGGACCTGTACGGCCGCGAGATCACCGTGGACCTGGAGGACTCGGTGACCGCGCTGGTGCGGATGCTCGGCGCGGGCCGCTACGACGTCATCGTCTACGGCGAGGTCAACGACCACGAAGTCCCGCTGCCCGGTGGGGTGATGGGCCGCACCCTGGTCCCCCGGGAGCCCTTCTGCATCCGGCTCTCCGACCGGCACCCGCTGGCCGGGCGGGACGCGCTGGACCTGGCCGATCTCGCCGACGACCCCTGGATGACCCTGGTCGAGGACGACGACGGCGGCCCCGAAGCCCTCGTCGAGGCCTGCGCGAAGGCCGGGTTCGCCCCCCAGCTGCGCTACCGGATCACCGACCGGATGATGCAGTACGACCTGATCGCGGCCGGCCGCGCGGTCTCACTGTGCCAGCCCACCGCCCCGGCCGTACCCGGCACGGTGATGCGCCCGCTGACCGGCGAACCGGTGGTGGGCCGCATCCGGCTCGCCTGGAACCGGGCGGCGGTCTCCGGCCTCCAGGCCGAACTGCTCTACCGGGCTGCCGCGGGGGCGTACCTGGCCAATATGGACAACAACCCCTTCCACCGCGCCTGGTGGGACGCCCACCCGGAGGTCCAT
- a CDS encoding M28 family peptidase: MATVAAMALTASLAGTLAGTASAAQQPPKVQPPQARSAARAVAAADAAVRSGLDTLVNSPQQQYDRRMVTPWVQDLYSVAYERTYRGLPVVGGDAVVLADGEGRVRALQSASTTAIDVATTPTVSAKAAEATSRAQLAKTDKVLDTRLVVRLKDDRPVLAWETVLSGRTTTAPSKMHVFVDARTGKVVDRHDEVVAGSGTSKWNGPNPLTIDTTASGGTYSLRDPNRSGLSCADYSSGSVFTKSSDSWGTGNPTSKETGCTDLMFAAQKQWDMLGSWLGRNGVSGNGRSFPGNVGLSDLNAYWDGSSVTIGHNSANEWIAGVDVVAHEYGHAIDSNTPGGTSGQEAGLGEGTGDIFGALTEAYINEPSPYDVPDYTVGEMINLQGRGPIRNMYNPPAVNNDPACYSSAIPGTEVHAAAGPLNHWFYLLAEGTSPGGGKPNSSTCNQSTLTGVGVQNAGKIFYGGMLLKTSSMSYKKYRTATLSAAKSLDPTTCNLFNRTKAAWDAISVPAQAGDTTCTPSGQNDDFSMVLNPSAGTVQQGASVTTTVATNTTTGSAQQVTLTATGLPAGVSASFNPATVPSGQSSVLTLTASSSAAPGPSTVTVKGQGSGLSHTVDYALTVGGTTPGPDAPNIDVANVQAHLSQLNTIASQNGGNRRAGSGGHTQSLAYVKGKLQAAGYTVTEQSCTSCTYPSNNLIADWPGGPADQTVMFGAHLDSVSAGPGINDNGSGSATLLENALVLAQRNPTLTKHVRFAWWTDEEQGLNGSKFYVGQLSSAQKSAIKGYYNFDMVGSPNAGYFINNLGSTTAAPLKAYWTSLNLAPEENVEGQGRSDDYSFQQAGIPTSGYAAGASARKTAAQATKWGGTANAAYDSCYHSACDTTNNVSATVLDRSADGVAYTIWKQAVGGDTPAQDFSLSTSPAAGSANPGGSVSSTVNTTTVSGSPQTLNLSVSGAPTGVTASLSPASVQSGSSSTLSVQVGAGTTPGTYTLTVTGTGTTSHSTTYTLTVGGGGGTCTPRQVVANGGFENGAAPWTSTSGVITNQAGEAPHSGAYMAWLNGWGSPRTDSAAQSLTLPAGCSAGRLSFYLHIDTAETENVVYDTLTVSVGGQTLETLSNVDASAGFVLKTYDVSRFAGQNVTLQFQGVEDQSLQTSFVVDDVTLQVS, translated from the coding sequence ATGGCGACCGTGGCAGCGATGGCGCTGACCGCGAGCCTCGCCGGCACACTGGCCGGTACCGCGTCGGCCGCGCAGCAGCCCCCGAAAGTCCAGCCCCCACAGGCGAGGTCGGCCGCCCGCGCGGTCGCCGCCGCCGACGCGGCCGTCCGCAGCGGCCTCGACACCCTGGTCAACTCCCCCCAGCAGCAGTACGACCGGCGGATGGTCACCCCGTGGGTACAGGACCTGTACTCGGTGGCCTACGAGCGCACCTACCGCGGTCTCCCGGTGGTCGGCGGTGACGCGGTGGTGCTCGCCGACGGCGAGGGCAGGGTCCGCGCCCTCCAGTCGGCCTCCACCACCGCGATCGACGTGGCGACGACCCCCACCGTCTCCGCGAAGGCCGCGGAGGCCACCTCCCGCGCGCAGCTGGCCAAGACCGACAAGGTTCTCGACACCAGGCTCGTGGTCCGGCTCAAGGACGACCGGCCCGTGCTGGCCTGGGAGACCGTGCTGTCCGGCCGGACCACGACCGCGCCGAGCAAAATGCACGTGTTCGTCGACGCCCGCACCGGCAAGGTGGTCGACCGCCACGACGAGGTGGTGGCCGGCAGCGGCACCAGCAAGTGGAACGGCCCGAACCCGCTGACCATCGACACCACCGCGTCCGGGGGCACGTACTCCCTGCGCGACCCGAACCGCAGCGGCCTGAGCTGCGCGGACTACAGCAGCGGCAGCGTCTTCACCAAGTCGTCGGACTCCTGGGGCACCGGGAACCCGACCTCCAAGGAGACCGGCTGTACGGACCTCATGTTCGCCGCCCAGAAGCAGTGGGACATGCTCGGCTCCTGGCTCGGCCGCAACGGGGTCAGCGGCAACGGCCGCAGCTTCCCCGGCAATGTGGGCCTGTCCGACCTGAACGCCTACTGGGACGGCAGCTCGGTCACCATCGGGCACAACAGCGCCAACGAGTGGATCGCCGGTGTGGACGTGGTGGCCCACGAGTACGGGCACGCCATCGACAGCAACACCCCGGGCGGCACCAGCGGCCAGGAGGCCGGACTGGGCGAGGGCACCGGCGACATCTTCGGCGCGCTGACCGAGGCGTACATCAACGAGCCCTCGCCGTACGACGTCCCGGACTACACCGTCGGCGAGATGATCAACCTCCAGGGCCGCGGCCCGATCCGGAACATGTACAACCCGCCCGCCGTCAACAACGACCCGGCCTGCTACAGCTCCGCGATACCCGGCACCGAGGTGCACGCCGCGGCCGGACCGCTGAACCACTGGTTCTACCTGCTGGCCGAGGGCACCAGCCCCGGCGGCGGCAAGCCGAACAGCAGCACCTGCAACCAGAGCACCCTCACGGGTGTCGGCGTACAGAACGCCGGCAAGATCTTCTACGGCGGCATGCTGCTCAAGACCAGCAGCATGAGCTACAAGAAGTACCGTACGGCGACGCTCAGCGCGGCCAAGTCGCTGGACCCCACCACCTGCAACCTGTTCAACCGGACGAAGGCCGCGTGGGACGCGATCAGCGTGCCCGCCCAGGCCGGTGACACCACCTGCACCCCGAGCGGCCAGAACGACGACTTCTCGATGGTCCTGAACCCCTCGGCGGGCACCGTCCAGCAGGGCGCCTCGGTCACCACCACCGTGGCCACGAACACCACCACCGGTTCGGCCCAGCAGGTCACCCTCACCGCGACCGGACTGCCGGCCGGGGTGAGCGCCTCCTTCAACCCGGCCACCGTGCCGTCCGGCCAGTCCTCGGTGCTGACCCTCACCGCCTCCTCCAGCGCGGCCCCGGGGCCCTCCACGGTCACCGTCAAGGGCCAGGGATCCGGCTTGTCGCACACCGTCGACTACGCGCTCACCGTCGGCGGGACCACGCCCGGCCCCGACGCCCCGAACATCGACGTCGCGAACGTCCAGGCCCACCTCTCCCAGCTCAACACGATCGCCTCCCAGAACGGCGGCAACCGCCGGGCGGGCAGCGGCGGTCACACCCAGTCGCTGGCCTATGTGAAGGGCAAGCTGCAAGCGGCCGGTTACACCGTCACCGAGCAGAGCTGCACCTCCTGCACCTACCCGTCGAACAACCTGATCGCCGACTGGCCGGGCGGCCCCGCCGACCAGACCGTCATGTTCGGCGCGCACCTCGACAGCGTCTCGGCGGGCCCGGGCATCAACGACAACGGCTCGGGCTCCGCGACCCTGCTGGAGAACGCGCTCGTCCTCGCCCAGCGGAACCCGACCCTGACCAAGCACGTGCGCTTCGCGTGGTGGACCGACGAGGAACAGGGCCTGAACGGCTCGAAGTTCTATGTGGGCCAGCTGAGCAGCGCCCAGAAGTCCGCCATCAAGGGCTACTACAACTTCGACATGGTCGGCTCCCCCAACGCCGGTTACTTCATCAACAACCTGGGCTCCACGACAGCGGCGCCCCTCAAGGCGTACTGGACCTCGCTGAACCTCGCCCCCGAGGAGAACGTCGAGGGCCAGGGCCGCAGTGACGACTACTCCTTCCAGCAGGCCGGGATCCCGACCTCCGGCTACGCGGCCGGGGCCAGCGCCCGCAAGACCGCGGCGCAGGCCACCAAGTGGGGCGGCACCGCGAACGCCGCCTACGACTCCTGCTACCACAGCGCCTGCGACACCACGAACAACGTCAGCGCCACGGTCCTGGACCGCAGCGCCGACGGCGTCGCCTACACGATCTGGAAGCAGGCCGTCGGCGGCGACACCCCGGCGCAGGACTTCTCGCTGAGCACCTCACCGGCGGCCGGCAGCGCCAACCCCGGCGGCAGCGTCAGCTCCACCGTCAACACCACCACCGTGAGCGGCAGTCCGCAGACCCTGAACCTGTCGGTCTCCGGCGCGCCCACCGGCGTCACCGCCTCGCTCAGCCCGGCCTCCGTGCAGTCCGGCAGCTCCTCCACCCTGTCCGTCCAGGTCGGCGCGGGCACCACCCCGGGCACCTACACCCTGACGGTCACCGGCACCGGCACCACCAGCCACAGCACCACCTACACCCTGACCGTCGGGGGCGGCGGCGGGACCTGCACCCCGCGCCAGGTCGTCGCCAACGGCGGCTTCGAGAACGGCGCCGCCCCGTGGACCTCCACCTCGGGCGTCATCACGAACCAGGCGGGCGAAGCCCCGCACAGCGGCGCCTACATGGCGTGGCTGAACGGCTGGGGCAGCCCGCGCACCGACAGCGCGGCGCAGTCCCTGACCCTCCCGGCGGGCTGCTCGGCCGGCCGGCTCTCCTTCTACCTGCACATCGACACGGCCGAGACGGAGAACGTCGTCTACGACACCCTCACGGTGTCGGTGGGCGGCCAGACCCTGGAGACCCTGTCCAATGTGGACGCGTCGGCGGGCTTCGTCCTGAAGACCTACGACGTCTCGCGGTTCGCGGGACAGAACGTCACCCTCCAGTTCCAGGGGGTCGAGGACCAGTCCCTCCAGACCTCCTTCGTGGTGGACGACGTCACCCTCCAGGTGAGCTGA
- a CDS encoding MbtH family protein, whose product MSASGESGYQVVRNEEEQYSVWRLDRELPQGWRAEGTSGTKQECLDHIDVVWTDMRPLSLRRRMADAAAAGA is encoded by the coding sequence ATGAGTGCCAGCGGTGAGAGCGGCTACCAGGTCGTGCGCAACGAGGAAGAGCAGTACTCCGTCTGGCGGCTGGACCGCGAACTGCCCCAGGGCTGGCGGGCCGAGGGCACGTCCGGGACGAAGCAGGAGTGCCTGGACCACATCGACGTGGTGTGGACGGACATGCGCCCGCTGAGCCTGCGCCGCCGGATGGCCGACGCGGCGGCGGCCGGCGCCTGA
- a CDS encoding lantibiotic dehydratase translates to MTDVPDHVHLPTGGWRLWEHFALRGPGFPASGVLRMAPPGLAVAADKFGPRDLLAGPEWEAFTETFDTGAVRTAGLLQEIAAAPRFRAAVAWQNRTVLRTGIAPFLNWTPTAASRTSMPRQREELVAHYWQRFCVKNDTIGFFGPVGWGRWDLASEGIAVDPGTGLLADSQVYFASWAIDALAKTLGADPAMKAWIPPRRVSFVRAEGRTVRLPGRPPQPITDAARAVLDLCDGTRPVAAIAAAAGITVAEAADTVEWLRSKRWVHWRLEVPSSTHPERELRAILERVGDRELRESALERLGTLERGRDAVQAAGLDAEALGEAMGALEADFARITDTDGQRAKGSRTAPCRGLVYSDCRRSATATLGTALLDELTPLAQCLTSARWMTNRFTERVGVRLREVYERLHAGGPVDLGAMWLACLPSPYAEASADLDVIQAEMRAKWARILQVGEGARSVRVSSADIAERVREEFEEPGAGWSLARYFSPDVLVLAEDAAAVARGDFALVLGEMHSALNTMGASLFVHQHPDREQLIAETTRDFPGPRLLPMLPKELPLKWSTRSRPSLDRPEDYYVSLVDDTGDPHRPRTVLSADVAVEDREGALTAVLPDGTAFPLLDVYANTLTQRIMDRFTIRPEGDHTPRISIDKMIVARETWSFPASELTFAEEKSEARRYVRARHWQREHDLPRFVFVVSPTEPRPFYVDFDSPVYLTILAKAARRLARKDPDARLKVSEMLPTPEQAWLTDDQGNTFTSELRFVAVDQTAVHAGTGGDA, encoded by the coding sequence ATGACGGACGTCCCGGACCACGTGCACCTGCCCACCGGTGGGTGGCGCTTGTGGGAGCATTTCGCCCTGCGCGGGCCCGGTTTCCCCGCCTCGGGGGTGCTGCGGATGGCGCCTCCCGGGCTGGCCGTGGCCGCCGACAAGTTCGGGCCGCGGGACCTGCTGGCCGGGCCCGAATGGGAGGCCTTCACCGAGACCTTCGACACGGGCGCCGTGCGCACCGCCGGACTGCTGCAGGAGATCGCCGCCGCCCCGCGCTTCCGCGCCGCGGTGGCCTGGCAGAACCGGACCGTGCTGCGCACGGGCATCGCCCCGTTCCTGAACTGGACGCCGACCGCGGCGAGTCGCACCAGCATGCCCCGTCAGCGCGAGGAACTCGTCGCCCACTACTGGCAGCGGTTCTGCGTCAAGAACGACACCATCGGCTTCTTCGGCCCGGTCGGCTGGGGCCGCTGGGACCTCGCGAGCGAGGGCATCGCCGTGGATCCCGGCACCGGTCTGCTCGCCGACTCCCAGGTGTACTTCGCCAGTTGGGCCATCGACGCGCTCGCCAAGACGCTGGGCGCGGACCCGGCGATGAAGGCGTGGATCCCGCCGCGCCGGGTGTCCTTCGTCCGCGCCGAGGGGCGTACGGTGCGGCTGCCCGGCCGCCCGCCGCAGCCCATCACGGACGCCGCGCGGGCCGTGCTCGACCTGTGTGACGGGACGCGGCCGGTGGCCGCGATCGCCGCGGCCGCCGGGATCACCGTGGCGGAGGCGGCCGACACCGTCGAGTGGCTCCGGTCGAAGCGCTGGGTGCACTGGCGCCTGGAGGTGCCGAGCAGCACCCACCCCGAGCGGGAGCTACGGGCCATCCTGGAGCGCGTCGGCGACCGGGAGCTGCGGGAATCCGCCCTGGAACGGCTCGGCACGCTGGAGCGCGGGCGGGACGCGGTGCAGGCGGCGGGCCTGGACGCCGAGGCGCTGGGCGAGGCGATGGGCGCGCTGGAGGCGGACTTCGCGCGGATCACCGACACCGACGGCCAGCGGGCCAAGGGCTCCCGGACCGCGCCCTGCCGCGGCCTGGTGTACTCCGACTGCCGGCGCTCGGCGACGGCCACCCTGGGCACCGCGCTGCTCGACGAACTGACCCCGCTGGCCCAGTGCCTGACCTCGGCGCGCTGGATGACGAACCGCTTCACGGAGCGGGTGGGCGTCCGGCTGCGCGAGGTGTACGAGCGCCTGCACGCGGGCGGCCCGGTGGACCTGGGCGCGATGTGGCTGGCCTGTCTGCCGTCGCCGTACGCCGAGGCGAGCGCCGATCTGGACGTCATCCAGGCCGAGATGAGGGCGAAGTGGGCCCGCATCCTCCAGGTGGGCGAGGGGGCGCGCAGTGTGCGGGTGTCCTCGGCGGACATCGCCGAGCGGGTGCGGGAGGAGTTCGAGGAGCCGGGCGCGGGCTGGTCGCTGGCCCGCTACTTCAGCCCCGACGTGCTGGTCCTCGCCGAGGACGCGGCGGCGGTGGCCCGCGGCGACTTCGCGCTCGTGCTCGGCGAGATGCACAGCGCGCTCAACACGATGGGCGCCTCGCTCTTCGTCCACCAGCACCCCGACCGGGAGCAGCTGATCGCCGAGACCACCCGGGACTTCCCCGGACCCCGGCTGCTGCCGATGCTCCCCAAGGAACTGCCGCTGAAGTGGTCCACGCGCAGCAGGCCCTCGCTGGACCGGCCGGAGGACTACTACGTCTCGCTGGTCGACGACACGGGCGACCCGCACCGGCCGCGCACCGTGCTCAGCGCGGACGTCGCGGTGGAGGACCGGGAGGGCGCCCTGACGGCGGTGCTGCCGGACGGGACCGCCTTCCCCCTGCTCGACGTCTACGCGAACACCCTCACCCAGCGGATCATGGACCGGTTCACGATCCGGCCCGAGGGCGACCACACCCCGCGGATCAGCATCGACAAGATGATCGTCGCCCGCGAGACCTGGTCCTTCCCGGCGTCCGAACTCACCTTCGCCGAGGAGAAGTCGGAGGCCAGGCGGTACGTCCGGGCCCGGCACTGGCAGCGCGAACACGACCTGCCGCGCTTCGTGTTCGTGGTCTCCCCCACCGAACCCAGGCCCTTCTACGTCGACTTCGACAGCCCGGTGTACCTGACCATCCTGGCCAAGGCGGCGCGCCGGCTGGCCCGCAAAGACCCGGACGCGCGGCTGAAGGTCAGCGAGATGCTGCCGACCCCGGAACAGGCCTGGCTGACCGACGACCAGGGCAACACCTTCACCTCCGAACTGCGCTTCGTCGCGGTCGACCAGACCGCGGTGCACGCGGGCACGGGCGGGGACGCGTGA
- a CDS encoding amino acid adenylation domain-containing protein yields the protein MRTFVDDIAAHAARHPDRVALTTPAGELTYAELAARIDALAGVLRARGARPEVVCAVAVERGVDAVVAMAAVVRSGAAFLSLDPEQPAPRLAALVRSGGAGMLLTCSRLSARLDLPVEGPRVLLDRPGALAAPDAGPATGPDGRGLAYVSHTSGTTGEPSAVLVEHRGLDGYLRFVARDYGLGPDTVALQVAPLGYDASVRDTFAPLLAGGRLVVVPRSAVLRPEEFGEVVRAEGVNTLLSVTPSFLSFLAGQPEAAALLAGLRLVVSSGESLRPFLAAGGRALVPGVLVNQYGPTECTMTSTRYAVPAAADTEADVIGTPIDGVVVRLLDERLAPVPDGTAGEVYIGGTGVARGYRGLPGRTAERFVPDPLGPPGARLYRTGDLARRGPGGLAYLGRGDRQVKIRGYRVDPAEVEGALLAHPAVTGAVVTSATDGHGRVFLTAHVTGDPGVPDSALRLHLVALLPPHLMPRRFVRLTELPTTRGGKADRRALAESGGTRS from the coding sequence ATGCGGACCTTCGTCGACGACATCGCCGCGCACGCGGCCCGCCACCCGGACCGGGTCGCGCTCACCACCCCGGCCGGTGAGCTGACGTACGCCGAGCTGGCCGCCCGCATCGACGCGCTGGCCGGAGTGCTGCGGGCGCGCGGCGCCCGCCCCGAGGTGGTGTGCGCGGTGGCCGTGGAGCGCGGGGTGGACGCCGTGGTCGCGATGGCGGCCGTGGTGCGCTCCGGCGCCGCCTTCCTCAGCCTGGACCCGGAGCAGCCCGCGCCGCGGCTGGCGGCGCTGGTGCGCAGCGGCGGCGCCGGGATGCTGCTGACCTGTTCGCGGCTGTCGGCGCGGCTCGACCTGCCCGTGGAGGGGCCGCGGGTGCTGCTGGACCGGCCCGGCGCTCTTGCCGCGCCGGACGCCGGACCGGCCACGGGGCCCGACGGGCGCGGACTCGCGTACGTCAGCCACACCTCGGGGACCACCGGGGAGCCGAGCGCGGTGCTCGTCGAGCACAGGGGTCTCGACGGGTACCTGCGGTTCGTCGCCCGCGATTACGGTCTCGGGCCGGACACGGTGGCCCTCCAGGTCGCGCCGCTGGGGTATGACGCGTCCGTACGCGACACCTTCGCGCCGCTGCTGGCGGGCGGGCGGCTCGTCGTCGTACCGCGCTCGGCGGTGCTGCGGCCGGAGGAGTTCGGGGAGGTGGTGCGCGCCGAGGGGGTGAACACGCTGCTGAGCGTGACCCCGTCCTTCCTGTCGTTCCTGGCCGGACAGCCGGAGGCGGCCGCCCTGCTGGCGGGGCTGCGGCTGGTGGTGTCCAGCGGGGAGTCGCTGCGGCCGTTCCTGGCGGCGGGCGGGCGGGCGCTGGTCCCGGGCGTGCTGGTCAACCAGTACGGTCCGACCGAGTGCACGATGACCTCGACCCGGTACGCGGTGCCGGCGGCTGCGGACACCGAAGCCGACGTGATCGGCACCCCGATCGACGGGGTCGTCGTACGGCTGCTGGACGAGCGGCTCGCGCCGGTGCCCGACGGGACCGCCGGGGAGGTGTACATCGGCGGGACCGGGGTGGCCCGGGGGTACCGCGGGCTGCCCGGCCGGACCGCGGAGCGCTTCGTCCCCGACCCGCTCGGGCCGCCCGGCGCCCGGTTGTACCGGACCGGGGACCTGGCCCGGCGCGGCCCCGGGGGCCTGGCCTATCTGGGGCGCGGGGACCGGCAGGTCAAGATCCGGGGCTACCGCGTCGACCCGGCCGAGGTGGAGGGCGCACTGCTGGCCCACCCGGCGGTGACGGGCGCGGTGGTGACCTCCGCGACCGACGGCCACGGCCGGGTGTTCCTGACCGCGCACGTCACCGGCGACCCCGGGGTGCCCGATTCGGCGCTGCGCCTGCACCTGGTGGCCCTCCTGCCGCCGCACCTGATGCCGCGCCGGTTCGTCCGGCTGACGGAACTACCCACCACCCGCGGGGGCAAGGCCGACCGGCGTGCCCTGGCCGAAAGCGGAGGCACCCGGTCATGA
- a CDS encoding threonine ammonia-lyase yields the protein MTVTIDTLGPADVDAATERLAGHVRRTPLLPGLGGPGRRRAECSLLLKAEHLQHSGSFKLRGAANAVLALGADRIVTGSSGNHGIALARLAAPLGVEVTVVMAAGASPAKAALIRALGGRIVSVPGGVAERDARALDLAGESGAVFVPSSDHELVIAGQGTVGAEILAEVPDVETLYVPTGGGGLLAGVCLSAHGHRVRVVGVEPAATPRYARSLAAGRPVRLAPSDTVADGLRAQQPGAVTFPVIRDRVDDLIAVSDAEILAAAAFLRRRGIEAEPSGAVALAGALRAGRGAGRAVAIVSGGNTTAALTAAAATEPYLEEIS from the coding sequence ATGACCGTGACCATCGACACCCTGGGCCCGGCCGATGTGGACGCGGCCACCGAACGGCTCGCGGGGCACGTACGGCGCACCCCCCTGCTGCCCGGGCTGGGCGGGCCGGGGCGGCGGCGCGCGGAGTGTTCGCTGCTGCTGAAGGCCGAACACCTCCAGCACAGCGGCTCGTTCAAGCTGCGCGGGGCCGCCAACGCGGTCCTGGCGCTGGGCGCGGACCGGATCGTCACCGGGTCCTCCGGGAACCACGGGATCGCGCTGGCCCGGCTGGCCGCCCCGCTGGGCGTGGAGGTCACCGTGGTCATGGCGGCCGGGGCCAGCCCGGCCAAGGCCGCGCTGATCCGGGCGCTGGGCGGGCGGATCGTCTCCGTGCCGGGAGGGGTCGCCGAGCGGGACGCCCGGGCGCTGGACCTGGCCGGGGAGAGCGGCGCGGTGTTCGTCCCCTCCTCGGACCACGAACTCGTGATCGCCGGTCAGGGCACGGTCGGGGCGGAGATCCTGGCCGAGGTGCCCGACGTCGAGACGCTCTACGTGCCGACCGGCGGGGGCGGGCTGCTGGCCGGGGTCTGCCTGTCCGCGCACGGCCACCGGGTCCGGGTGGTGGGCGTCGAGCCCGCCGCGACCCCCCGCTACGCCCGGTCGCTGGCGGCGGGCCGGCCCGTCCGGCTGGCGCCGAGCGACACCGTCGCCGACGGGCTGCGCGCGCAGCAGCCCGGGGCGGTCACCTTCCCCGTGATCCGGGACCGGGTCGACGACCTGATCGCCGTGTCCGACGCCGAGATCCTGGCCGCCGCCGCCTTCCTGCGGCGGCGCGGGATCGAGGCCGAACCCAGCGGGGCCGTCGCCCTGGCCGGGGCCCTGCGCGCGGGCCGGGGCGCCGGGCGCGCCGTCGCCATCGTCTCGGGCGGCAACACCACCGCGGCGCTCACCGCCGCCGCGGCCACCGAACCGTATCTGGAGGAGATCTCATGA
- a CDS encoding acyl carrier protein encodes MTTSVNPTLTGAELTELVLGIYRDTLGEESLHEDSDFYEWGGDSLTAFRITARIEEALGVEVPVALVFAYPSPADLASVVDADLVQA; translated from the coding sequence ATGACCACGTCAGTCAACCCGACCCTGACCGGCGCCGAGCTGACCGAGCTGGTGCTCGGCATCTACCGCGACACCCTGGGCGAGGAGTCCCTGCACGAGGACAGCGACTTCTACGAGTGGGGCGGCGACTCGCTGACCGCCTTCCGGATCACCGCGCGGATCGAGGAGGCCCTCGGGGTCGAGGTGCCGGTCGCGCTGGTCTTCGCCTATCCCTCGCCCGCCGACCTGGCGTCCGTCGTCGACGCCGACCTCGTCCAGGCCTGA